A region of the Callithrix jacchus isolate 240 chromosome 10, calJac240_pri, whole genome shotgun sequence genome:
CCCCCCTCGCTCGCCCCCCTCCCGCTCTCATTCTACGTCATGGGATGACGTCGGAAGCCGGGCGGGAGGAGGAGCCCCCCTCCCCAGTCAGCGGCTCCCGCTGCAGCTCGCTTAGCCCAGCCTCCCGCTCTCCCGCCCCCCAGCTCTAAAACGAGCCCCCCACGCCTGGCAGGAGCTATATAAGGAGGCGTGAGGCAGGCGAGGGGGGCAGCGCAGCCGAGCGGAGCCCAGGAGAGCAGAAAGCGAGCCTGAGCGAGAGACGGGGAAGCACGGAGGAGGAAGCCGCCGGTGCGTCGGGACCGGAGCGCAGGTGCTCGGGCACCCGAGCAGGAAGCTCCGCAGCCGCCGGTCATGTACCGCTCCACCAAGGGCGCCTCCAAGGCGCGCCGGGACCAGATCAACGCCGAGATCCGGAACCTCAAGGAGCTGCTGCCGCTGGCCGAAGCGGACAAGGTCCGGCTGTCCTACCTGCACATCATGAGCCTCGCCTGCATCTACACTCGCAAGGGCGTCTTCTTCTCTGGAGGTGAGCATGCTGGGACTACCGGAGATCCGAGCTGCCGGGAGCCGGAGACCCTGGATCTGGGGAACCCGCTGGGGCTGCTGCATGTCTAGGGCAGCGTGCTGGCGAGCTGGGGAGATTCGGGACTGTCTATTTTTCCTCCTGAGCTCCCTCCAAACCTCACCTTAGTTCTGAATGAGAGTTAGAGAGCCTGGAAGGTATCTCTAACACCGGGGGCCTTAGAGGAGCGGAGAAGAGACAGGACAGAGCGGCCTCGGGGCCCGCCGGTGCAGAGGCGctcggggagctggggagggaagcCCGGGAAGTTGCAGGGATGGAGCGGCCTGAGTCTAGGGAAGCGTAGCCCTGTCCGCGGTGCTGAAAGGGATTTCCTGTCGCCTTCGTGGGGTGCTGCCTGTGGTGCTGACGGCCGCTTCGGCCGAGCAGGGAGCTGTCCACGGTTCTGAACCCACAGTCCGCTTTGGAACTCTGTCCGCGGTTCTGAGATTCAGAGCCCCTTGGGAGCTCTGTCCACGGTTCAGAAATTTAGAGCCGAGGAGGCGCCGACCCCGTTTAGAAGTCGAGGGCTTGCGGGCTATGGAGATACAGCAACAGGTTCCCTGGCCAAGAGCTGCGGGCAGCGGGTCAACAGGTGTTTGCAGAGGCAGGTCCATAAGAAATTCCTCTGGATTCTCTGAAACTCAGGCCATGCCTTCCTCACTTCTGCTTTGCCTCCCAGTCTTACTCCTGACTCACCATGTCTTCTCGCCCTACAGGCACTCCTCTGGCAGGCCCCACGGGGCTTCTCtcagctcaggagcttgaggacATCGTAGCGGCACTACCTGGCTTTCTGCTTGTGTTCACAGCCGAGGGGAAGTTGCTCTACCTGTCTGAGAGTGTGAGCGAGCATCTGGGCCACTCCATGGTGAGTGCTGAGGGTCATTTCAGCTGAGGCTGGGCATGAAGGGGGCACCATGAGCCTTCCACTCCTGAGGAACTGGGAATTACTATGGAGGAAGAGGTTATACCCTGCAAGATACCATAGATCAAAGATTGGCTCCCGCTGTTCTCACTAATGGtcatctcttcttttcctttctccaggTGGACCTAGTTGCCCAGGGTGACAGCATCTACGACATCATTGACCCAGCTGACCACCTCACTGTGCGCCAGCAACtcactctgccctctgccctggaCACTGGTAAGgactcccttcttccctcctcggTCCAGTTTTCCCacttgcttcccttctcccctgcaTCCACTGTCTAGCTCAGCCACTCACCCTCTTATCGGTTTTTTTCTTCACCCATCTAGATCGCCTCTTCCGCTGCCGCTTCAACACCTCCAAGTCCCTCAGGCGCCAGAGTGCAGGCAACAAACTAGTGCTTATTCGAGGCCGATTCCATGCTCACCCACCTGGGGCCTACTGGGCAGGAAACCCCGTGTTCACAGCTTTCTGTGCCCCACTGGAGCCGAGACCccgccctggccctggccctggtccTGCCTCACTCTTCCTGGCCATGTTCCAGAGCCGTCATGCTAAAGACCTGGCCCTACTGGACATCTCTGAGAGGTAAGCCTGGAGTGTTCAGATTCCAAGACAAAGGCAGGCCAGAGATGAGGGGACCCTAGATTCTGGAGtcaggggcagggaggatggggttTAGGGGGGCAGAGGATCTGGGAGGGAGTGAGATGCATGGGTATCAAGCAAGGAAAACAGAAAGCTGACCTCACCCTTTCCACCTTCCCAGTGTCCTAATCTACCTGGGCTTTGAGCGCAGTGAACTGCTTTGTAAATCATGGTATGGACTGCTGCACCCCGAGGACCTGGCCCACGCTTCTGCTCAACACTACCGCCTGTGTGAGTGTCCAGAGAGGCTGGGGACAAGAGAACAAGCTGAGAAAGGCATGGGAGACCAGACAAAGAATGAGCTGTAGTCAAGAGTGATGCTGGGGAGATAACAGAAGCCAACAGTTTTGGATGCTATAGGGTGAACATGAGGGTGAGGATTCAAGGCAATAATCGAAGCAGAACTGGGGGACTCTGAGTGGTGAGGTCAAGGTAGAGAGCTGAGTGGTGCAGGTGAGGGTAGTCAGAGGAGAGGATGTCATGCCTTCTTAATTCAGTGGAGAAGTGAGCAAAGGTGGGGAGTAGGTAGAGTTGCCTGGTGGGCATCCTAACTCTGCATCTTCTTTCTCCCCAGTGGCTGAGAGTGGAGATATTCAGGCAGAGATGGTGGTGAGACTACAGGCCAAgactggaggctgggcatggatTTACTGCCTGCTATACTCAGAAGGTCCAGAGGGCCCCATTACTGCCAATAACTACCCAATCAGGTAAGCCACAAGCCAGGGGTTTAGCAGGCAGCTGAGGTCGGCATGGAGGAAACACAAATCAGGGAACTACTCTGGAAATGGACATGAGACCCTTACCAGctgcctcttctctcctctccagtGACATGGAAGCCTGGAGTCTCCGCCAGCAGTTGAACTCTGAAGACAACCAGGCAGCTTATGTCCTGGGCACTCCGACCATGCTGCCCTCATTCCCTGAGAACATTCTCTCCCAGGAACAGTGCTCCAGCACTAACCCACTCTTCACCGCAGCCTTGGGGGCTCCCAGAAGCACTAGCTTCCCCAGTGCTCCTGAACTGAGTGTTGTCTCCGCATCAGAAGAGCTTCCCCGACCCTCCAAAGAACTGGACTTCAGTTACTTGGCATTCCCTTCTGGGCCTGAGCCTTCTCTCCAAGCAGAACTGAGCAAGGATCTCGTATGCACTCCACCCTACACGCCCCACCAGCCAGGAGGCTGTGccttcctcttcagcctccaTGAGCCCTTCCAGACCCACTTGCCCGCCCCATCCAGCACTCTTCAAGAACAGCTGACTCCAAGCACTGCGACCTTCTCTGATCAGTTGACACCCAGCAGTGCAACCTTCCCAGATCCACTAACTAGCCCACTGCAAGGCCAGCTGACTGAAACCTCAGCCAGAAGCTACGAAGACCAGTTGACTCCCTGCACCTCTACCTTCCCAGACCAGCTGCTTCCCAGCACAGCCACCTTTCCAGAGCCTGTGGGCAGCCCTGCCCATGAACAGCTGActcctcccagcacagcattccAAGCACACCTGGACAGCCCCAGCCAAACGTTCCCAGAGCAACTGAGCCCCAATCCTACCAAGACTTACTTCGCCCAGGAGGGATGCAGTTTTCTCTATGAGAAGTTGCCCCCAAGTCCTAGCAGCCCTGGTAATGGGGACTGCACGCTCTTGGCCCTAGCCCAGCTCCGGGGCCCCCTCTCTGTGGATGTCCCCCTGGTGCCTGAAGGCCTGCTCAcacctgaggcctctccagtcaaGCAGAGTTTCTTCCACTACTCTGAAAAGGAACAGAACGAGATAGACCGTCTCATTCAGCAGATTAGCCAATTGGCTCAAGGCATGGACAGACCCTTCTCAGCTGAGGCTGGCACTGGTGGACTAGAGCCACTTGGAGGACTGGAGCCCCTGGACTCCAACCTGTCCCTGTCGGGGGCAGGCCCCCCTGTGCTCAGCCTGGACCTGAAACCCTGGAAATGCCAGGAGTTGGACTTCCTGGCTGACCCTGATAACATGTTCCTGGAAGAGACGCCCGTGGAAGACATCTTCATGGATCTCTCTACCCCAGACCCCAATGAGGAATGGGGTTCTGGGGATCCTGAGGCAGAGGGCCCAGGAGGGGCCCCATCGCCTTGCAACAACCTGTCCCCAGAAGACCACAGCTTCCTGGAGGACCTGGCCACATATGAAACCGCCTTTGAGACAGGTGTCTCAGCATTCCCCTATGATGGGTTTACTGATGAGTTGCATCAACTCCAGAGCCAAGTTCAAGACAGCTTCCATGAAGGTGAGTCCAGCCAAAAGGTCCAAGAACCCAAGACCCTCTCCTGCCAAGGAAATGCTGGGTAGAATTAGGTGAATCATTTCCCCTCTCTGTACCTCGATTTTATTAAGGGATGAAATTACCTGCTGCGCAAAGAGTAGCCGTGGGGATAAGGAAAAAGTGAAAGACTTAAGTTTTGAACAAGTAGACCTGGCAGGAGTTGGGGCTGTGGGATAGAGTGCTAGAGAATCCTTAAGGAGGGCTTGTGCTTAACTAGATCACTCTTCaccaccccattttacagatgaaaataatCAAAGCCCCAGACTTAAGGAAACTCCTTAGGGCACAAAACAAACTGATGGAAGAGGGACTAGAGCTCTATCCTAGTATCCTAGCCCCCTGCAGGGGATAAAGAGCAAGAGTTTATAGAAGTTGGTAAAAGAAAGATGAGGCTCAGCCCCTGACTACAGCCTCAGTTTCACTCCGTCCATCCAAATTGCTCCCTAATCTACTGAGTCTCTGGGGATCGTTTTGTCATTGAGCCAACATCTTTGAAGCCCGTACTAATACCAACACATTCTCAGCCCCAGGATCCTCTGTCCTAATTGGTCTAACTGATTGTGCTCTCTCTCTATCTTTCCCTGCAGATGGAAGTGGAGGGGAACCAACGTTTTGAATAAGTCTGTGACTTAACGTCGTCAAGTATGGCATATTGTCATCAAGACGTGGAGCCGCTCTCCACCCCCCCCGGGACTGTTGGGGGGATTC
Encoded here:
- the NPAS4 gene encoding neuronal PAS domain-containing protein 4 isoform X1, which produces MYRSTKGASKARRDQINAEIRNLKELLPLAEADKVRLSYLHIMSLACIYTRKGVFFSGGTPLAGPTGLLSAQELEDIVAALPGFLLVFTAEGKLLYLSESVSEHLGHSMVDLVAQGDSIYDIIDPADHLTVRQQLTLPSALDTDRLFRCRFNTSKSLRRQSAGNKLVLIRGRFHAHPPGAYWAGNPVFTAFCAPLEPRPRPGPGPGPASLFLAMFQSRHAKDLALLDISESVLIYLGFERSELLCKSWYGLLHPEDLAHASAQHYRLLAESGDIQAEMVVRLQAKTGGWAWIYCLLYSEGPEGPITANNYPISDMEAWSLRQQLNSEDNQAAYVLGTPTMLPSFPENILSQEQCSSTNPLFTAALGAPRSTSFPSAPELSVVSASEELPRPSKELDFSYLAFPSGPEPSLQAELSKDLVCTPPYTPHQPGGCAFLFSLHEPFQTHLPAPSSTLQEQLTPSTATFSDQLTPSSATFPDPLTSPLQGQLTETSARSYEDQLTPCTSTFPDQLLPSTATFPEPVGSPAHEQLTPPSTAFQAHLDSPSQTFPEQLSPNPTKTYFAQEGCSFLYEKLPPSPSSPGNGDCTLLALAQLRGPLSVDVPLVPEGLLTPEASPVKQSFFHYSEKEQNEIDRLIQQISQLAQGMDRPFSAEAGTGGLEPLGGLEPLDSNLSLSGAGPPVLSLDLKPWKCQELDFLADPDNMFLEETPVEDIFMDLSTPDPNEEWGSGDPEAEGPGGAPSPCNNLSPEDHSFLEDLATYETAFETGVSAFPYDGFTDELHQLQSQVQDSFHEDGSGGEPTF
- the NPAS4 gene encoding neuronal PAS domain-containing protein 4 isoform X2 encodes the protein MLTHLGPTGQETPCSQLSVPHWSRDPALALALVLPHSSWPCSRAVMLKTWPYWTSLRVAESGDIQAEMVVRLQAKTGGWAWIYCLLYSEGPEGPITANNYPISDMEAWSLRQQLNSEDNQAAYVLGTPTMLPSFPENILSQEQCSSTNPLFTAALGAPRSTSFPSAPELSVVSASEELPRPSKELDFSYLAFPSGPEPSLQAELSKDLVCTPPYTPHQPGGCAFLFSLHEPFQTHLPAPSSTLQEQLTPSTATFSDQLTPSSATFPDPLTSPLQGQLTETSARSYEDQLTPCTSTFPDQLLPSTATFPEPVGSPAHEQLTPPSTAFQAHLDSPSQTFPEQLSPNPTKTYFAQEGCSFLYEKLPPSPSSPGNGDCTLLALAQLRGPLSVDVPLVPEGLLTPEASPVKQSFFHYSEKEQNEIDRLIQQISQLAQGMDRPFSAEAGTGGLEPLGGLEPLDSNLSLSGAGPPVLSLDLKPWKCQELDFLADPDNMFLEETPVEDIFMDLSTPDPNEEWGSGDPEAEGPGGAPSPCNNLSPEDHSFLEDLATYETAFETGVSAFPYDGFTDELHQLQSQVQDSFHEDGSGGEPTF